A single region of the Betta splendens chromosome 12, fBetSpl5.4, whole genome shotgun sequence genome encodes:
- the pax8 gene encoding paired box protein Pax-8 isoform X1 translates to MSSNSGRGHGGLNQLGGMFVNGRPLPEVIRQRIVDMAHQGVRPCDISRQLRVSHGCVSKILGRYYETGSIKPGVIGGSKPKVATPKVVEKIAEYKKQNPTMFAWEIRDRLLTEGVCDSDTVPSVSSINRIIRTKVQQPFNLSLDGKCLSPGQTMIPSSAVTPPESPQSDSLGSTYSINGLLAIQPSAESKRSHDDSDQESCRHSVDSQGSGGGVPRKQMRLDHFSVAAQHLDCGFERHHYQADAFGSASGSKAEQTLYPLSLISSSLDEAKTSLSTSSSAIGRNLTPHQTYTMVTEPLQPLPLCLKQEMSPEATSSSSSPNVAASNLPFMELQVRQKPMSVSSSGSCSGSNHFPNAFNSFSHHAPVYGQFSSHSIISGRDMVSSTLPGYPPHIASSAQTGYSSSAITGMVAAGADYTGQTYSHSPYTSYSEAWRFNSSILGSPYYYSSASRTAPPSAAAYDHL, encoded by the exons ATGTCCAGCAACAGTGGAAGAG gTCATGGGGGTCTTAACCAACTAGGTGGAATGTTTGTTAATGGTCGCCCGCTTCCGGAGGTGATCCGGCAACGCATCGTGGACATGGCCCACCAGGGGGTCCGGCCCTGCGACATCTCCCGGCAGCTCAGAGTCAGCCACGGCTGCGTCAGCAAGATCCTGGGCCG CTACTACGAGACCGGCAGCATCAAGCCGGGGGTCATTGGCGGCTCCAAGCCCAAAGTGGCCACACCGAAGGTTGTGGAGAAGATCGCCGAGTACAAGAAGCAGAACCCCACCATGTTCGCCTGGGAGATCAGGGACCGGCTGCTGACGGAGGGAGTGTGTGACAGCGACACGGTGCCCAGCGTCAGCTCCATTAACAG aaTAATTCGAACAAAGGTCCAACAGCCGTTCAACCTCTCTCTGGATGGAAAATGCCTGAGTCCAGGACAAACCATGA TTCCCAGTTCGGCCGTGACTCCTCCCGAGTCCCCGCAGTCCGACTCCCTGGGCTCCACCTACTCCATCAACGGGCTGCTGGCCATCCAGCCCAGCGCCGAGAGCAAGAGGAGCCACGACGACA GCGACCAGGAGAGCTGCCGCCACAGCGTGGACTCCcagggcagcggcggcggcgtcccCAGGAAGCAGATGAGGCTGGACCACTTCTCCGTCGCCGCACAGCACCTGGACTGCGGGTTCGAGCGCCACCACTACCAGGCGGACGCCTTCGGCTCGGCCTCCGGCAGCAAGGCGGAGCAG ACTTTGTACCCGCTGtccctcatcagcagcagcctcgaCGAGGCCAAGACCAGCCTCTCGACATCCAGCTCCGCCATTGGACGGAACCTGACGCCGCACCAGACCTACACCATGGTGACGG AGCCCCTACAGCCGCTGCCGCTCTGCctgaaacaggaaatgtctCCAGAagccaccagctccagctcgtccccGAACGTGGCGGCGTCCAACCTGCCGTTCATGGAGCTGCAGGTGCGACAGAAGCCCATGTCggtcagcagcagcggcagctgcagcggctctAACCACTTCCCTAACGCCTTCAACTCATTCTCCCATCATGCTCCTGTGTACGGGCAGTTCAGCAGTCATTCTATCATCTCAG ggCGTGACATGGTGAGCTCCACTCTGCCAGGTTACCCACCTCACATCGCCTCCTCTGCCCAAACGGGATACTCGTCCTCCGCCATCACAGGCATGGTTGCAG CAGGTGCAGACTACACCGGTCAGACCTACAGCCATTCGCCCTACACCTCGTACAGTGAAGCGTGGAGGTTCAACTCCAGCATACTGG gttCGCCGTATTACTACAGCTCCGCCTCGCGCACGGCTCCACCGTCTGCAGCCGCCTACGACCACCTCTAG
- the pax8 gene encoding paired box protein Pax-8 isoform X3, which produces MSSNSGRGHGGLNQLGGMFVNGRPLPEVIRQRIVDMAHQGVRPCDISRQLRVSHGCVSKILGRYYETGSIKPGVIGGSKPKVATPKVVEKIAEYKKQNPTMFAWEIRDRLLTEGVCDSDTVPSVSSINRIIRTKVQQPFNLSLDGKCLSPGQTMIPSSAVTPPESPQSDSLGSTYSINGLLAIQPSAESKRSHDDSDQESCRHSVDSQGSGGGVPRKQMRLDHFSVAAQHLDCGFERHHYQADAFGSASGSKAEQTLYPLSLISSSLDEAKTSLSTSSSAIGRNLTPHQTYTMVTGRDMVSSTLPGYPPHIASSAQTGYSSSAITGMVAAGADYTGQTYSHSPYTSYSEAWRFNSSILGSPYYYSSASRTAPPSAAAYDHL; this is translated from the exons ATGTCCAGCAACAGTGGAAGAG gTCATGGGGGTCTTAACCAACTAGGTGGAATGTTTGTTAATGGTCGCCCGCTTCCGGAGGTGATCCGGCAACGCATCGTGGACATGGCCCACCAGGGGGTCCGGCCCTGCGACATCTCCCGGCAGCTCAGAGTCAGCCACGGCTGCGTCAGCAAGATCCTGGGCCG CTACTACGAGACCGGCAGCATCAAGCCGGGGGTCATTGGCGGCTCCAAGCCCAAAGTGGCCACACCGAAGGTTGTGGAGAAGATCGCCGAGTACAAGAAGCAGAACCCCACCATGTTCGCCTGGGAGATCAGGGACCGGCTGCTGACGGAGGGAGTGTGTGACAGCGACACGGTGCCCAGCGTCAGCTCCATTAACAG aaTAATTCGAACAAAGGTCCAACAGCCGTTCAACCTCTCTCTGGATGGAAAATGCCTGAGTCCAGGACAAACCATGA TTCCCAGTTCGGCCGTGACTCCTCCCGAGTCCCCGCAGTCCGACTCCCTGGGCTCCACCTACTCCATCAACGGGCTGCTGGCCATCCAGCCCAGCGCCGAGAGCAAGAGGAGCCACGACGACA GCGACCAGGAGAGCTGCCGCCACAGCGTGGACTCCcagggcagcggcggcggcgtcccCAGGAAGCAGATGAGGCTGGACCACTTCTCCGTCGCCGCACAGCACCTGGACTGCGGGTTCGAGCGCCACCACTACCAGGCGGACGCCTTCGGCTCGGCCTCCGGCAGCAAGGCGGAGCAG ACTTTGTACCCGCTGtccctcatcagcagcagcctcgaCGAGGCCAAGACCAGCCTCTCGACATCCAGCTCCGCCATTGGACGGAACCTGACGCCGCACCAGACCTACACCATGGTGACGG ggCGTGACATGGTGAGCTCCACTCTGCCAGGTTACCCACCTCACATCGCCTCCTCTGCCCAAACGGGATACTCGTCCTCCGCCATCACAGGCATGGTTGCAG CAGGTGCAGACTACACCGGTCAGACCTACAGCCATTCGCCCTACACCTCGTACAGTGAAGCGTGGAGGTTCAACTCCAGCATACTGG gttCGCCGTATTACTACAGCTCCGCCTCGCGCACGGCTCCACCGTCTGCAGCCGCCTACGACCACCTCTAG
- the pax8 gene encoding paired box protein Pax-8 isoform X2, producing the protein MSSNSGRGGMFVNGRPLPEVIRQRIVDMAHQGVRPCDISRQLRVSHGCVSKILGRYYETGSIKPGVIGGSKPKVATPKVVEKIAEYKKQNPTMFAWEIRDRLLTEGVCDSDTVPSVSSINRIIRTKVQQPFNLSLDGKCLSPGQTMIPSSAVTPPESPQSDSLGSTYSINGLLAIQPSAESKRSHDDSDQESCRHSVDSQGSGGGVPRKQMRLDHFSVAAQHLDCGFERHHYQADAFGSASGSKAEQTLYPLSLISSSLDEAKTSLSTSSSAIGRNLTPHQTYTMVTEPLQPLPLCLKQEMSPEATSSSSSPNVAASNLPFMELQVRQKPMSVSSSGSCSGSNHFPNAFNSFSHHAPVYGQFSSHSIISGRDMVSSTLPGYPPHIASSAQTGYSSSAITGMVAAGADYTGQTYSHSPYTSYSEAWRFNSSILGSPYYYSSASRTAPPSAAAYDHL; encoded by the exons ATGTCCAGCAACAGTGGAAGAG GTGGAATGTTTGTTAATGGTCGCCCGCTTCCGGAGGTGATCCGGCAACGCATCGTGGACATGGCCCACCAGGGGGTCCGGCCCTGCGACATCTCCCGGCAGCTCAGAGTCAGCCACGGCTGCGTCAGCAAGATCCTGGGCCG CTACTACGAGACCGGCAGCATCAAGCCGGGGGTCATTGGCGGCTCCAAGCCCAAAGTGGCCACACCGAAGGTTGTGGAGAAGATCGCCGAGTACAAGAAGCAGAACCCCACCATGTTCGCCTGGGAGATCAGGGACCGGCTGCTGACGGAGGGAGTGTGTGACAGCGACACGGTGCCCAGCGTCAGCTCCATTAACAG aaTAATTCGAACAAAGGTCCAACAGCCGTTCAACCTCTCTCTGGATGGAAAATGCCTGAGTCCAGGACAAACCATGA TTCCCAGTTCGGCCGTGACTCCTCCCGAGTCCCCGCAGTCCGACTCCCTGGGCTCCACCTACTCCATCAACGGGCTGCTGGCCATCCAGCCCAGCGCCGAGAGCAAGAGGAGCCACGACGACA GCGACCAGGAGAGCTGCCGCCACAGCGTGGACTCCcagggcagcggcggcggcgtcccCAGGAAGCAGATGAGGCTGGACCACTTCTCCGTCGCCGCACAGCACCTGGACTGCGGGTTCGAGCGCCACCACTACCAGGCGGACGCCTTCGGCTCGGCCTCCGGCAGCAAGGCGGAGCAG ACTTTGTACCCGCTGtccctcatcagcagcagcctcgaCGAGGCCAAGACCAGCCTCTCGACATCCAGCTCCGCCATTGGACGGAACCTGACGCCGCACCAGACCTACACCATGGTGACGG AGCCCCTACAGCCGCTGCCGCTCTGCctgaaacaggaaatgtctCCAGAagccaccagctccagctcgtccccGAACGTGGCGGCGTCCAACCTGCCGTTCATGGAGCTGCAGGTGCGACAGAAGCCCATGTCggtcagcagcagcggcagctgcagcggctctAACCACTTCCCTAACGCCTTCAACTCATTCTCCCATCATGCTCCTGTGTACGGGCAGTTCAGCAGTCATTCTATCATCTCAG ggCGTGACATGGTGAGCTCCACTCTGCCAGGTTACCCACCTCACATCGCCTCCTCTGCCCAAACGGGATACTCGTCCTCCGCCATCACAGGCATGGTTGCAG CAGGTGCAGACTACACCGGTCAGACCTACAGCCATTCGCCCTACACCTCGTACAGTGAAGCGTGGAGGTTCAACTCCAGCATACTGG gttCGCCGTATTACTACAGCTCCGCCTCGCGCACGGCTCCACCGTCTGCAGCCGCCTACGACCACCTCTAG